The DNA window AGGAAAACTATGAAAGCAGTTGTAATTCATAACTACGGATCGGCAGATGTGTTGCGATATGAAGATGTGGCACCACCAAAAATCAAACCCGATCAATTACTTGTTAAAGTTCATGCTGCTTGCATTAATCCCATTGATTGGAAAATCCGCAAGGGAATGTTGAAAGTGATTACAGGTAACAAATTCCCAATGGTTTTAGGGTTGGATTTGGCAGGAGAGGTAGTAGAGGTTGGTACTAAAGTCACGCGCTTTGCGATCGCAGATCAAATTTACGGTTCTCTCAAAGTGCCTGGAGGTGCTTATGCCGAATTTGCCGCCATACAAGAAAATCATGCTGCTCTCAAACCTAAAAATATGAGTTATGAACAAGCAGCTACTTTGCCTGTCGCAGCTCTTACCGCTCTTCAAGCACTGCGCGATTTGGGTAAAATCAAGGCAGAACAAACTGTGTTGGTTAATGGTGCTTCTGGTGGAGTAGGGATTTTTGCAGTGCAAATTGCTAAAGTATTTGGCGCAGAGGTAACAGGAGTTTGCAGCACGAAAAATCTAGATTTGGTCAAGTCTTTGGGAGCCGACCAAATTATAGACTATACACAACAAGATTTTACTCAAGATACTGTTCAATACGACATTATTTTTGATGTAGTTGCGAACAAGTCTTTTTCTGATTGCAAAAAGGTTCTTAAGTCTAATGGAATTTACGTCACTACACTACCTACGCCGCAGAATATCTTACCAGGAATTTTGACAACGTTGATTCCAGGGAAAAAAGCTAAATTCGTGCTTGCAAAAACTAACTCTCAAGATTTTGCGTATCTAAATGAATTAATTGAAGCAGGAAAAATACGCACTGTAATTGATCGCACCTATCCCCTCGAAGAGTTAGCCGCAGCTCATACCTACAGCGAAAGTGAACGTGCCGTAGGAAAGATTGCGATCGCGATCGCCAGTTGATAGTAGGGGAGGCAGCGCCATGGGCGGGTTCCCCTACTTGTGGCGACTGCCGTGCAGTACCTTGTGCCTGCCCCTGGGGATTATTAGTTATTGGTTAGTAGGGGCGGGTTTTATTGATGATCTTTGGGTTAAAACCGACAATTTATCTTCTAAACCCGCCCGTACAGTAGTTAGTAGTTAGTAGTTAGTGGTTGGTTGTCCCCTTGTCTCCCCCTCCCCTTGTCCCCGCGTCCTCTTCCTATTCCCTATTCCGACTTGTTTTTTCACCGACAAACTAATAAAATAAGGTATAGTAACTGGTTATACAGAATTTTTACTGTTCATGTTACAAACCGCATATTTCCGCACGGTTGAGTACACGTTAAGTTATGCAAAAATATTTTGCTCAATCGTTGCAAAACCTTAAAGGCAATGGGTTTGACATTGAGTACCAAAATACCTAGCCCTTCACCCAAAAATACTAGAACCCCCATCCTAAAAATACTAACACCCCTCCCCCCACAAAAATTTTAAATTTCCATTAAATCTGGGTTGGAGGTTGTGAGTACAAGCTTAATCAATCCAATAAATCCAATCGACATCGGATGTACTAACCGATCGCAAGGTGCCTGATATAAGCAGAAAATAGCGCACTGCTTTTTATCAGAGCATTACCGATGCCACAGACCTTAGAGCCAATCCGGAAAACCAAAATTGCACAAACACTGGATGGTGCAAATACCGAAGCACAGAAATCTTTCGTTGCTGGCGTTTTGTTTGAGCCATTATTAACTGATTTTCGCATCATTTTTGAGCGTGATCCGGCAGCACGTAATTGGTTAGAGGTGCTATTTTGCTATCCCGGATTCCATGCTCTTTGTTTGTATCGTCTTGCCCACTGGTTACACCTTCGCCGGGTGGCTTTTGTACCTCGCTTAATTTCTCACTTGGGGCGATTCTTGACTGGAATTGAAATTCACCCAGGAGCAGAAATAGGCAAAGGGTTATTTATCGACCACGGTATGGGTGTTGTCATTGGTGAAACTGCGATTGTTGGAGACTACACCTTAATCTACCAAGGTGTTACTCTCGGCGGTACAGGAAAAGAAACTGGCAAGCGCCACCCCACCTTAGGCAAAAACGTTGTTGTGGGAGCTGGTGCGAAAGTTTTGGGCAATATTCATATTGGCGATCGCGTTCGTGTCGGTGCTGGTTCAGTTGTGCTGCGGAATGTCCCTGCTGATTGTACTGTAGTGGGAATTCCCGGACGCAATATTTCCCGTAAGCAGTCTGTTAGTCTCTCTCCTCTGGAACATCACAAGCTTCCGGATGTAGAAGCGACTGTGATTCGCTCTTTGTTAGAACGCATAGAGCAACTTGAACAACAACTGCAAACTCTAAAAGAAGGCAGTCACGATGAAACAAGTTTCATCGCCAGGCATGAAAAACCTCACCCTGTCCTGTCGAACACCCCTCTCCTTGCTAAGGAGAGGGGCAGGGGGTGAGATGACTTTCAAGTCAGAAGGCAGAAGGTAATTATTTGTAGTTATTTGTTTTCGTTTTTTGTTCCAACCAACCACCCATTACTAACAAATGAAGAATGTTACAACACAGTAGTTCTAACGCCTTGGGCGATCATATTTTGCAAATTCCTTTGAGCGATCGCTGGCGAATCTATCACCGCTTGCAAGAGTTAATGATTCCCTGTTCGTGTCCTCCTGATGGTTCTTTGCGAGTACAAGTCAATAGTTGTTTAACAGTAATTCTTGTTCACAGTACTGTCAAGCAGTTTGTGGCTTCTCGTCAAGAATTAATTGATTGGTTAGAGCAATGTTGGCAGTTGTGATTATTTAACTAACACAATTCATGACATCGTAGGAGTGAATTTTGGAGGCAAGTATGATTTTGAAAAAGAAAATTTTTTGTAAATAGAAGTAATTTTCTTTTCCACTAATTACGAAAAATCTATTAGTCTGCTCCCGATCAGGTAAGCATAAATTTATTACTTCACACTTTTTGTCAAATCTTCTCTTATGGTTAACTGTAACACTGATATAAAATTTATCAATTTTTTGCAAGAAGAACTCGAATTGACAAGAAGGGATATTGCTGTAGCTTTGCGAAAACGTGAGTTGGAAAATGGCCCATTACCAATGCTGCTTTGGCAGTACGGATTTGTAGATATAGAGCAGTTAGAGCGGATTTTTGATTGGCTAGAAGAACAAGTTTAATTAGATAATTTTTGATTCTACATCTAGAAAGTAAATGGAAACAGCCTTTTATCTTATGCCCTCTGCCTTCTACTTAGCACACTAAAAAATTGACATTAACTTTGAGGTTAATACTATGATTTGTACTTTAATTGCTGGACTGAGCTTATTAATTTTCTCAGGAGTTGCCAATACGTATATGAGCTATATGCTACTCGATGAAATCTCTCATCCTTCTGGGAAAAATAATTCTTAATTTATACTCATTCCTGGTTTGTTGTCATACAGAATGCAAGTTAGTAATCGAGTAAGAATGAAGATAAAGACTAAAGGATGAAATATTTTGAATTAATTCAGACTACCCTTTGGAAAGTCGCCCTAACGGGCATCTACAGACTTCATACTTTATCGTTTATTTAAGTCATTGCTCGTTACCAGTAATTTTTCAGGGCATTAGACCAGAAATGGTATGAAAAACATTGCCTAAGAGGTATTTTTGCAATGAATCAGGTCTTAATTAATGATACGACTTTGCGTGACGGCGAACAAGCGGCGGGTGTTGCTTTTAACTTACAAGAAAAAGTAGCGATCGCAAAATTTCTTGACTCTATCGGCGTTCACGAAATAGAAGTCGGCATTCCAGCGATGGGTGAGGAAGAAATGCGAGCGATCGCAGCCATTTCTAACTTAGATTTGTCTGCAAATTTGCTTGGCTGGAACCGTGCTGTCATTTCAGATATTGAAGCTTCCTTGGCTTGTGGCTTAGAGCGAGTACATATTTCTATTCCTGTCTCTGGAATTCAAATAGCCGCTAAATTTCACGGTCAATGGCGAGTAACATTACAACAACTCAAAGATAGTATCAGCTTTGCTTTGGATCGTGGTCTTTGGGTTGCAGTAGGAGGAGAAGATTCCTCTAGAGCAGATGACAACTTTCTGTTTGATGTAGCTCATTATGCCCAAGAGTGGGGTGCATCACGGTTCCGTTTTTGCGATACCGTTGGCATTCTTGATCCATTTACTACATATACAAAAGTGCATCGCTTAGTCGCGGCTTTGATGGTACCTGTGGAAATTCACACCCACAACGATTTTGGTTTGGCAACTGCCAACGCTCTGGCTGGGATTAAAGCTGGAGCAATGTCGGTAAACACAACGGTAAACGGATTGGGTGAAAGAGCAGGCAATGCGGCTTTAGAAGAAGTTGTCATGGCAATCAAGCGCATTTACGGTTTCGATGTTGGTATCGACACTCGGCGTTTGTTAGAACTGTCTCGACTAGTGGCTGCGGCATCAGGTTGCAATGTACCGCCCTGGAAAGCAATTGTCGGCGAAAATACCTTTGCTCACGAATCTGGGATTCATGCCCACGGTGTCATGCAAAACCCCTCTACCTATGAGCCATTTGCACCTGAAGAAGTGGGTTGGGAGCGGCGTTTAGTTGTAGGTAAGCATTCTGGTAGACATTTGCTATCTAACTTACTACTGGAACATGGCATTACTCTCAGCGTAGAAGAAAGCCAGTATGTTTTGGATGCTGTGCGCAAACAATCAGTTCAGAAAAAACGCAGCTTAAGCGCACAAGAAGTGTTGAATTTAGTCAAAGAAGTGAGATACTCTCATGCCATCGGATGAATTTGAGTTAGACGACGCACCTGCTTTTGAAATCGGTGACAAAGTCCGAGTTCGCAAGCTAATTAAAAATGATGGTACTTTTCCCGGACAGGAAATTGGGAAGGTATTAGCAAATATTGGAGATATCGGTTATGTCGCTAGTATAGGTACCTTTTTACAAAGGTCTTATATTTATGCGGTGCATTTCTTACATACAGGGTTCATCATCGGTTGTCGTGCAAAAGAACTAGAACTTGTAGAGGCTAAAGATAATGAAGGTAATGCTACGCAAGAATAATGCTGGTACTTTAATGGTTTACGTTGCCAAAAAAGACCTAGAAGAAGAAGTTGTTAAAGAAACAGATGGAGCTGATGGCAAGATTTTTACTTTAGCAAACGGTTGGGAACTATTGTTTACTAACTTACCAGATCCGCTAGTATTACCTCAAACTTTTGAAGCAAAACGACTTGCATAGATAGTTAATAGTTAATGGCTAATAGCTAATCGCAATTAGCAATTAGCTATTAATTGTGAATAACCTCAAATCCAAAGTAGAAAATGAGCAACAAGTATCTAACCTTATCGGAGTTTAACCTTGAGGGGCAATTCCTTGGTTTTGTGAGCGATTCATCAGGAGCGTGGAAATACTTGCGAGTGGCGATCGCATCAGGAGAAGTGCGACTGAAAATTCCCAAGGAGTTGCGTTGTTCTCTCAATCAACATCTAGAAATCGGTGAAATCATTAACGTTTTTGGTTTGAGTAAGTTAAACTCTCACACAGGCAAAATCAAATTCAAAGTCTACGGAGTAAAGCCACTTGGTATTTGCCCAAGCCAAAAAATGCCCTTGCCACCAAAAGCCAAAATTTTGGTGTGTCAAAAGTCTGGCTGTCGCAAACGAGGTGGTCAAGGTTTACTCTCAGAATTAGAAAAGACTTTATGCGAACGCGGACTTCAAGATCAAGTAGTTATAGAAACTACTGGCTGTTTAAAGCGTTGTAATAACGCACCCAACTGCATCTTGCAACTTGGGCATAAAGAATACAAAAAAGTACATCCAGAAGCGATCGCATCTCTTTTGGAGAGTCATTTATACAAATTGCAACAATAATTCGCAAATAAATTTTGTAATGAATTTTTGTAATTAATTTTATGGGTAGACGGGATTCAGGTTTTGTCTGCCTGTTTTGCTTAAATATGCGATCGCTATTGAAGAAGACAGAAGGTAATTAGATGGAGATTCAAAGCCCATCTCACTTGTTCGCTATCACCTATCCCCTGCTAACGCAAATGAACAAGCAGCGCAGATAACAAAGCCGCGATCGCACTTGTCATAATTACAAGTACTGCACAGGCTGCCAAAACACCCAAAACTATCACTACCCCATCTTGCTCAATAATGCCTAGACTCATGATAACTATAGTAACGGCAGGCGGCAGATTACCAAAAGGGATGGGCA is part of the Chlorogloeopsis sp. ULAP01 genome and encodes:
- a CDS encoding NAD(P)-dependent alcohol dehydrogenase; its protein translation is MKAVVIHNYGSADVLRYEDVAPPKIKPDQLLVKVHAACINPIDWKIRKGMLKVITGNKFPMVLGLDLAGEVVEVGTKVTRFAIADQIYGSLKVPGGAYAEFAAIQENHAALKPKNMSYEQAATLPVAALTALQALRDLGKIKAEQTVLVNGASGGVGIFAVQIAKVFGAEVTGVCSTKNLDLVKSLGADQIIDYTQQDFTQDTVQYDIIFDVVANKSFSDCKKVLKSNGIYVTTLPTPQNILPGILTTLIPGKKAKFVLAKTNSQDFAYLNELIEAGKIRTVIDRTYPLEELAAAHTYSESERAVGKIAIAIAS
- the cysE gene encoding serine O-acetyltransferase → MPQTLEPIRKTKIAQTLDGANTEAQKSFVAGVLFEPLLTDFRIIFERDPAARNWLEVLFCYPGFHALCLYRLAHWLHLRRVAFVPRLISHLGRFLTGIEIHPGAEIGKGLFIDHGMGVVIGETAIVGDYTLIYQGVTLGGTGKETGKRHPTLGKNVVVGAGAKVLGNIHIGDRVRVGAGSVVLRNVPADCTVVGIPGRNISRKQSVSLSPLEHHKLPDVEATVIRSLLERIEQLEQQLQTLKEGSHDETSFIARHEKPHPVLSNTPLLAKERGRG
- a CDS encoding Asr1405/Asl0597 family protein is translated as MLQHSSSNALGDHILQIPLSDRWRIYHRLQELMIPCSCPPDGSLRVQVNSCLTVILVHSTVKQFVASRQELIDWLEQCWQL
- a CDS encoding DUF2949 domain-containing protein; the encoded protein is MVNCNTDIKFINFLQEELELTRRDIAVALRKRELENGPLPMLLWQYGFVDIEQLERIFDWLEEQV
- the nifV gene encoding homocitrate synthase; this encodes MNQVLINDTTLRDGEQAAGVAFNLQEKVAIAKFLDSIGVHEIEVGIPAMGEEEMRAIAAISNLDLSANLLGWNRAVISDIEASLACGLERVHISIPVSGIQIAAKFHGQWRVTLQQLKDSISFALDRGLWVAVGGEDSSRADDNFLFDVAHYAQEWGASRFRFCDTVGILDPFTTYTKVHRLVAALMVPVEIHTHNDFGLATANALAGIKAGAMSVNTTVNGLGERAGNAALEEVVMAIKRIYGFDVGIDTRRLLELSRLVAAASGCNVPPWKAIVGENTFAHESGIHAHGVMQNPSTYEPFAPEEVGWERRLVVGKHSGRHLLSNLLLEHGITLSVEESQYVLDAVRKQSVQKKRSLSAQEVLNLVKEVRYSHAIG
- a CDS encoding nitrogen fixation protein NifZ, with the protein product MPSDEFELDDAPAFEIGDKVRVRKLIKNDGTFPGQEIGKVLANIGDIGYVASIGTFLQRSYIYAVHFLHTGFIIGCRAKELELVEAKDNEGNATQE
- the nifT gene encoding putative nitrogen fixation protein NifT; amino-acid sequence: MKVMLRKNNAGTLMVYVAKKDLEEEVVKETDGADGKIFTLANGWELLFTNLPDPLVLPQTFEAKRLA
- a CDS encoding (2Fe-2S) ferredoxin domain-containing protein; amino-acid sequence: MSNKYLTLSEFNLEGQFLGFVSDSSGAWKYLRVAIASGEVRLKIPKELRCSLNQHLEIGEIINVFGLSKLNSHTGKIKFKVYGVKPLGICPSQKMPLPPKAKILVCQKSGCRKRGGQGLLSELEKTLCERGLQDQVVIETTGCLKRCNNAPNCILQLGHKEYKKVHPEAIASLLESHLYKLQQ